The nucleotide window TCGGCGCCGGGGGTTCGTCTTTTGAGGTGGGGTAGTTCTCGAATACGTCGCCGTGGCCGAGGATGCGCGGGTCGTTCTGGCGCTTCAGTTCGGCCGTGAGTTGGTCGTTGAGCTTGGCCAACACTTCGCGATAGCCCGGATCGGCGGCCAGGTTTTTTACGCAATCGGGATCGCTCGCCAGGTCGAACAGCTCGTCGGCCGGCCGCTTGCCGAAGCAGAACTGCCAGTAGCGGTCCTGCTGGCCGAGCCCTTCGATGAATTGCTTCGTGGGACCGTCGTCGGTGTCGATCAGGCCCAGTTCGGGATTGCCACACGGCCAGCGGTCGGGCGCGAAGTTGTGCAAGTACAGGAGGCTGCCTTGGCGAATGCCGCGCACGGGATAGCCCAAACCTGCCGGCGTGCCGGGCCGGGCCCGCACGTCGTTGCGTTCGCGGCCGAGGATCACGGAGCTG belongs to Pirellulales bacterium and includes:
- a CDS encoding heparan N-sulfatase, with amino-acid sequence SSVILGRERNDVRARPGTPAGLGYPVRGIRQGSLLYLHNFAPDRWPCGNPELGLIDTDDGPTKQFIEGLGQQDRYWQFCFGKRPADELFDLASDPDCVKNLAADPGYREVLAKLNDQLTAELKRQNDPRILGHGDVFENYPTSKDEPPAPKKAKAKAAKSS